A portion of the Drosophila sechellia strain sech25 chromosome 2R, ASM438219v1, whole genome shotgun sequence genome contains these proteins:
- the LOC6608538 gene encoding broad-complex core protein isoforms 1/2/3/4/5 isoform X2 — MAAVRGHQYFSLRWNNYQNTMTSVFQQLREDLSFVDVTLSCEHGSLKAHKVVLSACSTYFQKLLLENPCKHPTIILPADIIFTDLKTIIDFVYRGEIDVTESELQGLLRTAEQLKIKGLCETAENADDLNDAATATITVSENIQQAVVGNIVNATIVPGAPSPSLEQQQQQQQAQEQHQQQQVHAQQQQQQQQINAALLTQHGVSSGSVSLSGQLLSSSASGSSGSLAGAQQATQTPSGLQPTPRKSRLKRSKSPDLSSSGGAGSSGGSSSGSTQQQPQPAHHHHPQTILIQGQNPNSIVSLQQTADGNYIPVSGSGDDSDAEDHEHEHSHGHGHGHGGHPHGHGHSHDHSHDHEHEHKPNKICKTEHSVASPASNSSSASNNAAGVSGVTSTGQAIVTQIVVARDGKDTKNMTSLGMGMNGGLLGVPMGFLDFTPEPPAPSATPVTVTEHVDLSCNPSTDTRDLSNTTEPLDIDNHLAQQIHRLDQSPMHSISHHHTGDESNSNLVQHIKSEVIEAKHLAAQHHALSQAQQQHAHHQAHQQHQQHQQQQHQQQQQHLHAQQLLAQSQLQQQQQQQQQQHHQQQQQAAAAAAGVHGQHGGHVTHADIGGATVMEIDPSQIKHEPGMIITPEIVNMMSSGHMDMYNSDTSEDSMMIANGSPHDQKEPHYTNLDQQHGLGGSVCGPGPGGAGGGGGMSGGAGSGSGEKGQFNGPKAWTQDDMNSALDALKNQNMSLTKASAIYGIPSTTLWQRAHRMGIETPKKEGGTKSWNEDALQNALEALRSGQISANKASKAFGIPSSTLYKIARREGIRLAAPFNAAPTTWTPEDLERALEAIRAGNTSVQKASAEFGIPTGTLYGRCKREGIELSRSNPTPWSEDAMNEALNSVRVGQMSINQAAIHYNLPYSSLYGRFKRGKYDVVANTSGVALLNTSGNTTGSIEIIEHSQENSQQFPYSPSPHPPTPQHHSTPQHHSSAQQGPPTPQHMQQHVVHMQQQQQQQQQQQSPHPGHHPQHMQQDVVTSSSQVVHSQQQQQLQQIYQHHGTPERS, encoded by the exons GGCCTCTTGCGCACCGCCGAGCAGCTAAAGATCAAGGGACTCTGCGAAACCGCCGAGAACGCGGATGACCTGAACGACGCGGCCACTGCAACGATCACAGTTTCAGAGAACATACAGCAGGCGGTCGTTGGCAATATAGTGAATGCGACCATAGTTCCCGGAGCTCCGTCGCCCTCCttggaacagcagcagcaacagcagcaggcgcaggagcagcaccagcaacagcaggtgcatgcccagcagcaacagcagcagcagcaaataaaCGCTGCCCTGCTTACGCAACACGGAGTGTCCAGCGGAAGTGTTTCTCTTTCCGGGCAATTGCTGAGCTCCTCggccagcggcagcagcggaAGTTTAGCCGGCGCACAGCAGGCTACACAGACGCCATCCGGTTTGCAGCCGACGCCGCGCAAGTCTCGACTAAAGCGCTCCAAATCGCCGGATTTGTCATCGAGCGGAGGAGCAGGAAGCTCTGGAGGCTCGAGTAGCGGCTCAACGCAGCAACAACCGCAGCCggcgcaccaccaccacccgcAGACCATTCTCATCCAGGGCCAAAATCCGAATTCCATTGTGAGCCTTCAGCAGACGGCCGACGGCAATTACATACCAGTTTCGGGTTCTGGCGACGATTCAGACGCCGAGGACCACGAGCACGAACACAGCCACGGACACGGGCACGGGCACGGAGGACATCCGCACGGACACGGTCACAGCCACGATCACAGTCACGATCACGAGCACGAACATAAGCCGAACAAGATCTGCAAGACCGAGCACTCGGTGGCCTCGCCGGCGTCCAATTCATCCAGCGCCTCGAACAATGCAGCGGGCGTGAGCGGCGTGACATCCACCGGCCAAGCCATCGTCACACAAATTGTAGTAGCGCGCGACggaaaagatacaaaaaatatgactAGTTTAGGCATGGGCATG AACGGCGGCCTGTTGGGCGTGCCCATGGGATTCCTGGACTTCACACCCGAGCCACCAGCACCATCTGCCACCCCAGTCACCGTCACGGAGCACGTCGATCTGTCCTGCAACCCTAGCACGGACACGCGCGACCTATCAA ATACCACCGAACCGCTCGATATAGACAATCATCTGGCTCAGCAGATCCATCGACTCGATCAGTCCCCCATGCACTCGATATCGCACCACCATACAGGCGATGAAAGCAACTCGAATCTGGTGCAGCATATCAAGAGCGAAGTGATCGAGGCCAAGCACCTGGCTGCCCAGCACCATGCACTTAGCCAGGCCCAACAGCAACATGCCCATCACCAGgcccaccagcagcaccaacagcatcagcaacagcagcatcaacaacagcagcaacatcttcATGCTCAGCAGCTCTTGGCCCAGAgtcagttgcagcagcaacagcaacagcagcagcagcaacaccaccagcagcaacaacaggcagccgccgcagcagctggTGTGCATGGCCAGCATGGGGGACACGTGACGCACGCCGACATCGGCGGTGCCACTGTCATGGAGATTGATCCGAGCCAGATTAAACACGAGCCGGGCATGATAATAACGCCAGAGATTGTCAACATGATGTCCTCCGGGCATATGG ACATGTATAACTCGGATACGAGTGAGGATTCGATGATGATCGCCAACGGTTCGCCGCACGATCAGAAGGAACCGCACTATACGAATTTGGATCAGCAGCACGGTCTGggtggcagcgtttgcggccCGGGGCCCGGCGGTGCTGGTGGCGGTGGGGGCATGAGTGGTGGGGCTGGCTCTGGCTCTGGCGAGAAAGGTCAGTTTAATGGTCCCAAAGCTTGGACACAAGATGATATGAATTCAGCTTTAGATGCATTAAAGAACCAAAACATGAGCCTGACGAAAGCATCCGCCATTTATGGCATCCCATCGACCACCCTGTGGCAACGTGCTCATCGCATGGGCATCGAAACGCCCAAGAAGGAGGGCGGCACCAAGTCGTGGAACGAGGATGCCCTGCAGAATGCCTTGGAGGCGCTGCGTTCGGGTCAGATATCCGCGAACAAAGCGTCAAAGGCCTTCGGCATCCCCTCCTCGACGCTCTACAAGATTGCTCGGCGCGAAGGCATCCGCCTTGCGGCGCCCTTCAATGCCGCCCCGACCACGTGGACGCCCGAGGATCTGGAGCGTGCCTTGGAGGCGATACGGGCGGGTAACACTTCGGTGCAGAAAGCCAGCGCTGAGTTTGGCATACCCACAG GAACACTTTACGGACGCTGTAAACGGGAGGGCATTGAGCTGTCGCGTTCGAATCCAACACCCTGGTCCGAGGATGCCATGAACGAGGCCCTGAACTCAGTGCG CGTTGGCCAAATGTCCATCAACCAGGCGGCCATTCACTATAACCTGCCCTACAGCTCGCTCTACGGCCGCTTCAAGCGCGGCAAATACGATGTGGTGGCCAACACGAGTGGCGTGGCGCTGTTGAACACCTCGGGCAACACCACCGGCAGCATTGAGATTATCGAGCACAGTCAGGAGAATTCG CAACAGTTCCCGTACAGTCCGTCGCCGCATCCGCCAACGCCGCAGCATCACAGCACGCCGCAGCACCACAGCTCGGCGCAGCAGGGTCCGCCGACGCCGCAGCACATGCAGCAGCACGTGGTGcacatgcaacagcagcagcagcagcaacagcaacagcagtcgcCCCATCCGGGCCACCATCCGCAGCATATGCAGCAGGACGTGGTTACATCGAGCAGCCAGGTGGTGCAcagccaacagcagcagcagcttcagcAGATCTATCAGCACCACGGGACGCCGGAGCGTAGTTGA
- the LOC6608538 gene encoding broad-complex core protein isoforms 1/2/3/4/5 isoform X1, whose translation MAAVRGHQYFSLRWNNYQNTMTSVFQQLREDLSFVDVTLSCEHGSLKAHKVVLSACSTYFQKLLLENPCKHPTIILPADIIFTDLKTIIDFVYRGEIDVTESELQGLLRTAEQLKIKGLCETAENADDLNDAATATITVSENIQQAVVGNIVNATIVPGAPSPSLEQQQQQQQAQEQHQQQQVHAQQQQQQQQINAALLTQHGVSSGSVSLSGQLLSSSASGSSGSLAGAQQATQTPSGLQPTPRKSRLKRSKSPDLSSSGGAGSSGGSSSGSTQQQPQPAHHHHPQTILIQGQNPNSIVSLQQTADGNYIPVSGSGDDSDAEDHEHEHSHGHGHGHGGHPHGHGHSHDHSHDHEHEHKPNKICKTEHSVASPASNSSSASNNAAGVSGVTSTGQAIVTQIVVARDGKDTKNMTSLGMGMNGGLLGVPMGFLDFTPEPPAPSATPVTVTEHVDLSCNPSTDTRDLSNTTEPLDIDNHLAQQIHRLDQSPMHSISHHHTGDESNSNLVQHIKSEVIEAKHLAAQHHALSQAQQQHAHHQAHQQHQQHQQQQHQQQQQHLHAQQLLAQSQLQQQQQQQQQQHHQQQQQAAAAAAGVHGQHGGHVTHADIGGATVMEIDPSQIKHEPGMIITPEIVNMMSSGHMDMYNSDTSEDSMMIANGSPHDQKEPHYTNLDQQHGLGGSVCGPGPGGAGGGGGMSGGAGSGSGEKGQFNGPKAWTQDDMNSALDALKNQNMSLTKASAIYGIPSTTLWQRAHRMGIETPKKEGGTKSWNEDALQNALEALRSGQISANKASKAFGIPSSTLYKIARREGIRLAAPFNAAPTTWTPEDLERALEAIRAGNTSVQKASAEFGIPTGTLYGRCKREGIELSRSNPTPWSEDAMNEALNSVRVGQMSINQAAIHYNLPYSSLYGRFKRGKYDVVANTSGVALLNTSGNTTGSIEIIEHSQENSLHMLQQQFPYSPSPHPPTPQHHSTPQHHSSAQQGPPTPQHMQQHVVHMQQQQQQQQQQQSPHPGHHPQHMQQDVVTSSSQVVHSQQQQQLQQIYQHHGTPERS comes from the exons GGCCTCTTGCGCACCGCCGAGCAGCTAAAGATCAAGGGACTCTGCGAAACCGCCGAGAACGCGGATGACCTGAACGACGCGGCCACTGCAACGATCACAGTTTCAGAGAACATACAGCAGGCGGTCGTTGGCAATATAGTGAATGCGACCATAGTTCCCGGAGCTCCGTCGCCCTCCttggaacagcagcagcaacagcagcaggcgcaggagcagcaccagcaacagcaggtgcatgcccagcagcaacagcagcagcagcaaataaaCGCTGCCCTGCTTACGCAACACGGAGTGTCCAGCGGAAGTGTTTCTCTTTCCGGGCAATTGCTGAGCTCCTCggccagcggcagcagcggaAGTTTAGCCGGCGCACAGCAGGCTACACAGACGCCATCCGGTTTGCAGCCGACGCCGCGCAAGTCTCGACTAAAGCGCTCCAAATCGCCGGATTTGTCATCGAGCGGAGGAGCAGGAAGCTCTGGAGGCTCGAGTAGCGGCTCAACGCAGCAACAACCGCAGCCggcgcaccaccaccacccgcAGACCATTCTCATCCAGGGCCAAAATCCGAATTCCATTGTGAGCCTTCAGCAGACGGCCGACGGCAATTACATACCAGTTTCGGGTTCTGGCGACGATTCAGACGCCGAGGACCACGAGCACGAACACAGCCACGGACACGGGCACGGGCACGGAGGACATCCGCACGGACACGGTCACAGCCACGATCACAGTCACGATCACGAGCACGAACATAAGCCGAACAAGATCTGCAAGACCGAGCACTCGGTGGCCTCGCCGGCGTCCAATTCATCCAGCGCCTCGAACAATGCAGCGGGCGTGAGCGGCGTGACATCCACCGGCCAAGCCATCGTCACACAAATTGTAGTAGCGCGCGACggaaaagatacaaaaaatatgactAGTTTAGGCATGGGCATG AACGGCGGCCTGTTGGGCGTGCCCATGGGATTCCTGGACTTCACACCCGAGCCACCAGCACCATCTGCCACCCCAGTCACCGTCACGGAGCACGTCGATCTGTCCTGCAACCCTAGCACGGACACGCGCGACCTATCAA ATACCACCGAACCGCTCGATATAGACAATCATCTGGCTCAGCAGATCCATCGACTCGATCAGTCCCCCATGCACTCGATATCGCACCACCATACAGGCGATGAAAGCAACTCGAATCTGGTGCAGCATATCAAGAGCGAAGTGATCGAGGCCAAGCACCTGGCTGCCCAGCACCATGCACTTAGCCAGGCCCAACAGCAACATGCCCATCACCAGgcccaccagcagcaccaacagcatcagcaacagcagcatcaacaacagcagcaacatcttcATGCTCAGCAGCTCTTGGCCCAGAgtcagttgcagcagcaacagcaacagcagcagcagcaacaccaccagcagcaacaacaggcagccgccgcagcagctggTGTGCATGGCCAGCATGGGGGACACGTGACGCACGCCGACATCGGCGGTGCCACTGTCATGGAGATTGATCCGAGCCAGATTAAACACGAGCCGGGCATGATAATAACGCCAGAGATTGTCAACATGATGTCCTCCGGGCATATGG ACATGTATAACTCGGATACGAGTGAGGATTCGATGATGATCGCCAACGGTTCGCCGCACGATCAGAAGGAACCGCACTATACGAATTTGGATCAGCAGCACGGTCTGggtggcagcgtttgcggccCGGGGCCCGGCGGTGCTGGTGGCGGTGGGGGCATGAGTGGTGGGGCTGGCTCTGGCTCTGGCGAGAAAGGTCAGTTTAATGGTCCCAAAGCTTGGACACAAGATGATATGAATTCAGCTTTAGATGCATTAAAGAACCAAAACATGAGCCTGACGAAAGCATCCGCCATTTATGGCATCCCATCGACCACCCTGTGGCAACGTGCTCATCGCATGGGCATCGAAACGCCCAAGAAGGAGGGCGGCACCAAGTCGTGGAACGAGGATGCCCTGCAGAATGCCTTGGAGGCGCTGCGTTCGGGTCAGATATCCGCGAACAAAGCGTCAAAGGCCTTCGGCATCCCCTCCTCGACGCTCTACAAGATTGCTCGGCGCGAAGGCATCCGCCTTGCGGCGCCCTTCAATGCCGCCCCGACCACGTGGACGCCCGAGGATCTGGAGCGTGCCTTGGAGGCGATACGGGCGGGTAACACTTCGGTGCAGAAAGCCAGCGCTGAGTTTGGCATACCCACAG GAACACTTTACGGACGCTGTAAACGGGAGGGCATTGAGCTGTCGCGTTCGAATCCAACACCCTGGTCCGAGGATGCCATGAACGAGGCCCTGAACTCAGTGCG CGTTGGCCAAATGTCCATCAACCAGGCGGCCATTCACTATAACCTGCCCTACAGCTCGCTCTACGGCCGCTTCAAGCGCGGCAAATACGATGTGGTGGCCAACACGAGTGGCGTGGCGCTGTTGAACACCTCGGGCAACACCACCGGCAGCATTGAGATTATCGAGCACAGTCAGGAGAATTCG tTGCATATGTTACAGCAACAGTTCCCGTACAGTCCGTCGCCGCATCCGCCAACGCCGCAGCATCACAGCACGCCGCAGCACCACAGCTCGGCGCAGCAGGGTCCGCCGACGCCGCAGCACATGCAGCAGCACGTGGTGcacatgcaacagcagcagcagcagcaacagcaacagcagtcgcCCCATCCGGGCCACCATCCGCAGCATATGCAGCAGGACGTGGTTACATCGAGCAGCCAGGTGGTGCAcagccaacagcagcagcagcttcagcAGATCTATCAGCACCACGGGACGCCGGAGCGTAGTTGA
- the LOC6608540 gene encoding squamosa promoter-binding-like protein 2: protein MGSTGGGGGGGVGGVAASTSGGTVASSTPFASISALVSGPSSAPPPPVTASGSSAVSGGTSKRKKANKQKR from the coding sequence ATGGGCAGCACCGGCggtggaggaggcggtggGGTTGGTGGAGTAGCAGCCAGTACTAGCGGCGGCACGGTGGCCAGTAGCACGCCCTTTGCCAGCATTTCGGCGCTGGTCAGCGGACCGTCCAGTGCCCCACCACCGCCGGTAACTGCCAGTGGCTCGTCGGCAGTCAGTGGCGGCACCAGCAAGCGCAAGAAAGCCAACAAGCAAAAGCGTTGA